The sequence GCGGTGACGGGGTCGACGTCGAGGACGACCGTCAGGTCCGGCAGCAGCCCCTCGGTGGCCCACCGGGACAACCGCTCGACCTCACCGGCCGGCAGGTCGCGGCCGGCGCCCTGGTAGGCCAGGGAGGAGTCGACGTACCGGTCGGTGAGGACGACGGCGCCCCGCTGCAGGCCGGGGCGGACGACCTCGGCGACGTGCTGGGCCCGGTCGGCGGCGAACAGCAGGGCCTCGGCGCGCGGGCTGAGCGCCGCGCCGTCGCGGTGCTCCAGCAGCACGGCCCGCAGCTGACGGCCGGTGGTGGTGCCGCCGGGCTCGCGGGTCACGACGGCCTCGTGGCCCAGGCCCTCCAGCCAGGCCGCCAGCAGGGTGGCCTGGGTGGTCTTGCCGGACCCGTCCCCGCCCTCCAGGGCCACGAAGAACCCGCCGGTCCCGCGCACGGCGGGTTCCTCGGCGACCTCGCCCCGGCGCCTCCAGGCCTGGGCCAGGTCGGCGCGCAGGCTCGTCCCGCGCCGGTCGTCCATCTGCCGGAAGGCCACGACGCCGGCGACGGTGGTGACGACCCCGGCCAGGACCATCGCCAGCGCCGACCCGGCGTAGGTCACCGACCAGTGGGCGCTGGGCGCGAAGGTGCGCTCACCCAGGGCGTTCGCCACCCAGGGGGCGACGAGCATGACGAGGATGATGACGACGCGGGTGCTGGACCCGACGAACGAGAACGTCCGGCCGCGGACGTCGTCGTCGACCTCCAGACCGAGCAGCGTGTACGCCGAGACGTACGCGAGCCCGGTGAACAGCCCGAGGGCCACCACGCACAGGGCCGACACGACGATCTGGTCCACGAGCGCGACGAGCACGAGGGACACCCCGGCCAGCGACAGCGCGAGCCCGAAGGTGCGGCGGCGGCTGAAGCCGGCCAGCCAGCGCGGCCCCTGCCAGACCCCGAGGGCGACGCCGGCGAACACGGCCATCACGACGACGCCGTAGCCGGGGTCCCCCGCCCCCAGGCTGGTGACGAAGGCGCGCCCGAGCCCGAGGACGACCCCGCCCGCGGCGAAGGCCGTGAGCATGCCGAGGACGAGCCCGCGCAGCAGCGGGGAGGTCCCGACGAACCGCCAGCCCTCGACGATGTCGCGGCCCAGGGTGGGCGCGAGCCCGCCCTCGCGCGGGCGCACCTCGCGCGGGGGGATGTCCAGGCGCCAGATGACGGCCGCGGCGACCAGGAACGTCAGGGCGTTGACGTACATCGCCAGGGAGGACTGCCCGCCGGCGAGGAAGGGCAGGACGTTGTCGAGGATCCCGGTCAGCAGGGTCAGGAGGATGAAGGCGAGCCCGGCGACGGGCGCCGACCCGTAGGTGGCGACCAGGCTGATCTGGTTGGCGACCTCCAGCCGGTTGCGCGGCACGAGGTTCGGGACGGTCGCGTCCTTGGCCGGCCCCCAGAAGAGGGTGACGAGCTCGATGAGCAGCGTCGCCGCGAACAGCCAGGTGAGGTTCCCGACCAGGGGGATGGAGGCGAACAGCGCGAACCGCAGCACGTCCCCGACGACCATCGTCAGCCGCCGGTCGAGCCGGTCGGCCAGGGCGCCGGCGAGCGGCCCCAGCAGGGCCGCGGGCGCCAGCTGCAGGATGAAGACGGTCGAGACGGCGACGCTCGTCTGCGTCGCGTCCCCGACCGTCAGGCTCGCCGCCGTCCCCAGCTTGGCGAGCATCCCGAGCCAGTCGCCGAAGCTGGAGAGCATGAGCGAGAGCCACATGCGCCGGAAGTCGGGGTAGTCGCGCAGCAGCGCCCTGACGTCGTGGTCGGGTGCAGCCGACCCCGGCGAGGTGGCGGAGGCGGCTGCGGGGCGGGTCACGACGTCAGGGTAGAGGCCTCGTCGGACAGCGCCGCACGCTCGGGGGCGGCCTGGGGGCGGGGTGCCGGGACGACCGGGCGGGGCGCCGCGCGCCGTTCCGCCCACCGCGTCACGGACAGCAACGGGCGCTCCACCACGGCGTGCGCCAGCAGGCCCGCGACCTGGCACGCGAGGAAGACGGCGACCACGACGACGACCTGCAGCGCCGTCCCGGCCGCGCCGCCGGGTCGCGGCAGGACCCGGCCCAGCACGATCGCGGCGACGGTGACGAGCGGCACGTGCACGAGGTACAGGGAGTAGGAGGCGTCCCCGAGGCGGCCCAGCAGCGCGGGGACCCGCAGCCGCCCCTCCTGCTCCAGGACGGCCAGGCCGCTGACGGCGAGGGCGGCCCCCGTCCCCAGCGCGAGCGCCGAGGTCAGGCCCGTGGCGGTCAGGGGCCCGCGCAGCGCCAGGTCGACCCAGCTCACGACGAGCACGGCGAGCCCGCCGCCCAGCAGCACCGCTCCGCGCCCGCCCGCCCGGCCGCTGACGAGGAACCACCCCGCCAGGACGCCGAGCCCGAACTCGAGGTTGATCGGGTTCGCGGCGACCTGCAGCCACGGGGAAGCGCCGGCCGGGACGAGGAACCCGCCGACGAGGACGGCCGCCAGCCAGCCGGCGAGCACGGCCCGGGCCGCCCACCGCCCGGCGCGCCCGGCCAGAAGGGACAGCGCGAAGACGAGGTAGAAGCCCATCTCGTGGACCAGGGTCCAGCCCACGAGCAGCAGCGCCTCACCCCGCTGCGGCAGCAGCGCGAAGCTCGCGAGCAGGCTGGTGGGTTCGCCGTTGCCGTGCACGAGGCCGGGGGCGGCCAGGACGACGGCCAGCAGGACGAGGGAGACGGCCCAGTACAGCGGGTAGACGCGGCTGGCGCGGCGCCACGCGAAGCGGGCCACCGAGGGCCGCGGGGCGCCGGCGAAGAGCGCACCGCCGGCGGTGACGGCCATGACGAAGCCGCTGAGGACGAAGAAGAGGTCGACCCCGGACTGCGCCGGCCACCAGACGGGCTGCAGGAGGGAGGTGCCGAACACCTTGTGCTCGAAGGCCGTCGGGCCGCCGAGGTGGACGAGGACGATCAGCGAGGCGGCGACGGCGCGCACGGCCTGCAGGCTCGTCAACCGGCCGACGGGGCGCGGCTGCGGGCGGCGGGTCATCTGGGTCACGAGGAGCGACCCTGGCCGGACCCACCCGACGGCCGGGGCCGATCGCGGTCACGTCACCCGGAAGCCCAGCGAGGTTCGACGCAGCGTGCGTCGAACCTCACCGGGTGTGCTTCGTCGGGGCTCAGGCCTCGGCGGCGGCCGTCTTCTTGGCCGGGGCCCGCTTCGCCGTCGTCTTCTTGGCCGTCGTCTTCTTCGCGGCGGCCTTCTTCGCGGTCTTCTTGACCGGCCCCTTCGCGCGCTTCTCGGCGAGCAGCTCGGCGGCGCGTTCCAGCGTCACCGTCTCGGGGTCGTCGTCCTTGCGCAGCGTGGCGTTGGTGGTGCCGTCGGTCGCGTACGGCCCGAACCGGCCGTCCTTGATCACGACGGGCTGGCCGGACTCGGGGTCGGGGCCGAGCTCCTTGAGCGGGGGCTTGGCCACCGCCCCGCGCCGCGTCTTGGGCTGGGCGTAGATCGCCAGCGCCTCGGGCAGCGTGATGGAGAAGATCTGGTCCTCGGACTCCAGGGAACGCGAGTCCGTGCCCTTCTTCAGGTACGGGCCGTAGCGGCCGTTCTGCGCGGTGATCTCGTCACCGGACTCGGGGTCGGCACCGACCACGCGCGGCAGCGACAGCAGCTGCAGGGCCTGCTCCAGGGTGACGGTGTCGACCGACATGTCCTTGAACAGCGAGCCCGTGCGGGGCTTGGCCTTGGCGGCCTTCTTGGCGGCGCGCTTCTTCGGCGCCCCCTCCGCGACCGGCTCGGGCGCGGGCTCGTCCTCGACGAGCTCGGTGACGTACGGGCCGTAGCGCCCGACGCGCGCCACGACCGTGCGGCCCGTCTCCGGGTCCTGGCCGAGGACGTTGTCGCCCTCGGACTGCGTCGTGAGCAGCTCGTACGCCTTGTCGACGGTCATCTCGTCGGGGGCGATGTCCTCGGGCACGCTCGCCTTGAGCAGCTCGCCGGTCTCGCGGTCCGGGCCCTCCAGGTAGGGGCCGTAGCGCCCCACGCGCAGGACGATGCCCTCCCCGATCGGGACGGTCGAGATCTCGCGGGCGTCGATCGCCCCGAGGTCGTCGGCCAGGCCCTTGATGCCGTCGAGCTCGGCCGAACCGTCCCCCGCGGGGGCGTCCGGGCCGCCGGCGACGGCGCTGGTGGTCGGCCCGTCGGCGCCGAAGTAGAACTTCGTCAGCCAGTCGACGCGTTCGGCCTCCCCGCGGCTGATCGCGTCGAGGTCGTTCTCCATCTCGGCGGTGAAGTCGTAGTCGACGAGCTTGGGGAAGTGCTCCTCCAGCAGCCGCGTCACGGCGAACGCCAGCCAGCTCGGCACCAGGGCCGAGCCCTTGTACCAGACGTACCCGCGGTCGACGATGGTCGAGATGATCGACTGGAACGTCGAGGGGCGCCCGATCCCCTTCTCCTCCAGCGTCTTGATGAGGCTGGCCTCGGTGTAGCGCGCCGGCGGCGTCGTCTCGTGCCCGTCGGCGGCCAGGTCGCGGGCCGTGAGCGCGTCGCCCGCCACCACCTGCGGCAGGCGGCGGTCCTCGTCGCCGGAGCCCTCGTCGTCGCGGGTCGCGTCGCGGCCCTCCTCGTAGGCGGCGAGGAACCCGCGGAACGTGATGATCGTGCCCGAGGCCGAGAACTCGACGTCACGGCCGTCGGCCGTCGTCGCCCCCAGCCGGACGGTGGCGGTGGTCCCGCGGGCGTCGTGCATCTGGGAGGCGACGGTCCGCTTCCAGATGAGGTCGTAGAGGCGGAACTCGTCGCCGCGCAGCTCGCCGGAGACCTGCGCCGGGGTGCGGAAGTTCTCCCCCGCCGGGCGGATCGCCTCGTGGCCCTCCTGCGCGTTCTTCGCCTTCGACGTGTAGTTGCGCGGGGCGTCCGGCACGTACTCGGGCCCGTACAGCTCACGGGCCTGCGACCGGGCCGCGGCCAGCGCCTGCGCCGACAGCTGGATCGAGTCGGTGCGCATGTAGGTGATGTAGCCGCGCTCGTACAGGCCCTGCGCGGTCCGCATGGTCTGCCGGGCGTTCAGCCGCAGCTTGCGGGAGGCCTCCTGCTGCAGCGTGGAGGTGATGAACGGCGCCGCCGGGCGCCGCGTGTACGGCTTCTCCTCGACCCCGCGGACGGCGAAGTCGGCGTCCTGCAGCCCCGCGACGATGGCCTGCGCGGCCGCGACGTCGAGGTGGGCGACGTTCTGCGTCTTCAGCGTGCCGTCGTCGTTGAAGTCGCGGCCCGAGGCCACGCGCCTGCCCTCGACCTGCGACAGCTTCGCGGCGAACGCGCTGTCGCCCTCGGGCTGGAAGGTCCCGGTGATGTCGGCGTAGCCGGCGGCGACGAACGCCATCCGCTCGCGCTCGCGCTCGACGCACAGCCGGGTCGCCACCGACTGCACGCGGCCGGCGGACAGGCCCGCGCGGACCTTGCGCCATAGCACCGGCGACAGCTCGTAGCCGTAGAGGCGGTCCAGGATGCGGCGGGTCTCCTGGGCGTCGACGAGCCGGTCGTCGATGTCGCGCAGCTCCTGCACGGCCTGCTGGATGGCCTCGCGGGTGATCTCGCCGAAGACCATGCGGCGGTAAGGGATGCGGGGTTCGAGGGCCTGCACGAGGTGCCAGGCGATGGCCTCGCCCTCGCGGTCGCGGTCGGTGGCGAGGATGAGCTCGTCGGCGTCCTTGAGGGCGCGCTTGAGCTCGGAGACCTTCTTCTTCTTGTCGTTGTCGACGACGTAGTAGGGCTCGAAGCCGTGGTCGACGTCGACCGCGAACTTGGCGAAGGGGCCCTTCTTCATGTCCTCGGGCAGCTGCGAGGGCTGCGGCAGGTCGCGGATGTGGCCGACGGAGGCCTCCACCACGTACCCGGGACCGAGGTAGTTGGAGATGTTCTTGACCTTGTTCGGCGACTCGACGATCACCAGCCGGCGCAGTCCGTCTCCGGACGACTCGGTTGCCTGGGACTTGCCCGCCACTGGTCCTGCCTCTCACCTTCGGATCGCTGCCCCGGGCGCCGCTTCCCGACCCCCCGGTCGTCACGCCCTGTCGAGCACTCTCGCACGCCGCCCCGCCACCGTGTGCACCGGCGACCGTGCTGATCGTGCGCGAACAATGTGCCACGCCGCGCCGCCCGGGACGCAACCGGCGGGGGTCGGGGCGCCGGGTCCGGACCGTTGACGCATCGGTACGAACCTTTCGCACCGATGCGTCAACGGTCCGCCAGGGACACCTCAGGGCAGCAGCAGGAACCCGTCCTCCACCAGCGAGCGCACCCGCGGGTACAGCCGCGCCCGGACGTCGCCGACGGCCTCCTCGCCCAGCACCGCGAGCCCGGCGGTGATCTGCCCCACCGTCAGCTCCCCGTCGCAGGCCCCGACGAGCCCGGCGAGGTCGCCGTCGACCTGGGCGACGCGGCGCAGGCCGCCGCCCTGGCGCAGCAGCACAATGCGCGGGTCGGGGTCGCCGGGGGTGTGGAAGCGCTCGTCGGTGACGTCGGGGGCGACCCGCAG comes from Kineococcus rhizosphaerae and encodes:
- the tmk gene encoding dTMP kinase yields the protein MTRPAAASATSPGSAAPDHDVRALLRDYPDFRRMWLSLMLSSFGDWLGMLAKLGTAASLTVGDATQTSVAVSTVFILQLAPAALLGPLAGALADRLDRRLTMVVGDVLRFALFASIPLVGNLTWLFAATLLIELVTLFWGPAKDATVPNLVPRNRLEVANQISLVATYGSAPVAGLAFILLTLLTGILDNVLPFLAGGQSSLAMYVNALTFLVAAAVIWRLDIPPREVRPREGGLAPTLGRDIVEGWRFVGTSPLLRGLVLGMLTAFAAGGVVLGLGRAFVTSLGAGDPGYGVVVMAVFAGVALGVWQGPRWLAGFSRRRTFGLALSLAGVSLVLVALVDQIVVSALCVVALGLFTGLAYVSAYTLLGLEVDDDVRGRTFSFVGSSTRVVIILVMLVAPWVANALGERTFAPSAHWSVTYAGSALAMVLAGVVTTVAGVVAFRQMDDRRGTSLRADLAQAWRRRGEVAEEPAVRGTGGFFVALEGGDGSGKTTQATLLAAWLEGLGHEAVVTREPGGTTTGRQLRAVLLEHRDGAALSPRAEALLFAADRAQHVAEVVRPGLQRGAVVLTDRYVDSSLAYQGAGRDLPAGEVERLSRWATEGLLPDLTVVLDVDPVTAARRRSGRAADDRVEAESQAFHARVREQFLLLAARAPQRYLVLDATTTAEVVQAKLREHLAPLLPAPVKTEATTR
- a CDS encoding acyltransferase family protein, which encodes MTRRPQPRPVGRLTSLQAVRAVAASLIVLVHLGGPTAFEHKVFGTSLLQPVWWPAQSGVDLFFVLSGFVMAVTAGGALFAGAPRPSVARFAWRRASRVYPLYWAVSLVLLAVVLAAPGLVHGNGEPTSLLASFALLPQRGEALLLVGWTLVHEMGFYLVFALSLLAGRAGRWAARAVLAGWLAAVLVGGFLVPAGASPWLQVAANPINLEFGLGVLAGWFLVSGRAGGRGAVLLGGGLAVLVVSWVDLALRGPLTATGLTSALALGTGAALAVSGLAVLEQEGRLRVPALLGRLGDASYSLYLVHVPLVTVAAIVLGRVLPRPGGAAGTALQVVVVVAVFLACQVAGLLAHAVVERPLLSVTRWAERRAAPRPVVPAPRPQAAPERAALSDEASTLTS
- the topA gene encoding type I DNA topoisomerase; the encoded protein is MIVESPNKVKNISNYLGPGYVVEASVGHIRDLPQPSQLPEDMKKGPFAKFAVDVDHGFEPYYVVDNDKKKKVSELKRALKDADELILATDRDREGEAIAWHLVQALEPRIPYRRMVFGEITREAIQQAVQELRDIDDRLVDAQETRRILDRLYGYELSPVLWRKVRAGLSAGRVQSVATRLCVERERERMAFVAAGYADITGTFQPEGDSAFAAKLSQVEGRRVASGRDFNDDGTLKTQNVAHLDVAAAQAIVAGLQDADFAVRGVEEKPYTRRPAAPFITSTLQQEASRKLRLNARQTMRTAQGLYERGYITYMRTDSIQLSAQALAAARSQARELYGPEYVPDAPRNYTSKAKNAQEGHEAIRPAGENFRTPAQVSGELRGDEFRLYDLIWKRTVASQMHDARGTTATVRLGATTADGRDVEFSASGTIITFRGFLAAYEEGRDATRDDEGSGDEDRRLPQVVAGDALTARDLAADGHETTPPARYTEASLIKTLEEKGIGRPSTFQSIISTIVDRGYVWYKGSALVPSWLAFAVTRLLEEHFPKLVDYDFTAEMENDLDAISRGEAERVDWLTKFYFGADGPTTSAVAGGPDAPAGDGSAELDGIKGLADDLGAIDAREISTVPIGEGIVLRVGRYGPYLEGPDRETGELLKASVPEDIAPDEMTVDKAYELLTTQSEGDNVLGQDPETGRTVVARVGRYGPYVTELVEDEPAPEPVAEGAPKKRAAKKAAKAKPRTGSLFKDMSVDTVTLEQALQLLSLPRVVGADPESGDEITAQNGRYGPYLKKGTDSRSLESEDQIFSITLPEALAIYAQPKTRRGAVAKPPLKELGPDPESGQPVVIKDGRFGPYATDGTTNATLRKDDDPETVTLERAAELLAEKRAKGPVKKTAKKAAAKKTTAKKTTAKRAPAKKTAAAEA